The genomic window acgcgtcgtttgacacctttctcgatgttttttgacgcgtattagcagtcgacccctcaactagactattacccattcAAATACaggtgttcggcatcaaagcgtacaaatttcgccttcagcgtctatgacgcgtatcCTCGTGTGCACCTTTCCTTACtaagtaatcaggttttttgtattttccaaaatattatatatataaaaagtggccgtggttatcatccgatttcgctcattttcaataccaatctattctgggtccagataagctcgtgttccaaatttggtgaatatatctcaatatttactcaagttatcatgttaacggacagacggacggacggacggacatggcttaatcaaattttttttttttcgatactgatgatttttatatatggaagtctatatctatctcgattcctttatacctgtacaaccaaccgttatccaatcaaagttaatatactctgtgtgcaaagcacgctgagtataaaaatgtcggCCCTACTACTTTAAAACACATGGCTGCATTACGAGggccgtcaaatttttgttgCTGTAAACACTGTCTGTgtaaaccaaataattttttttttttttttagttgggaTAATGATTTATACTAAGCTAATAACACAATAAACAAACGAATACTCATCAATTGCCAATGTTATGATCACTGTTAACTTGCGGATATATAAAATATTACAGCAACATCAGGGCCATTACTTAATTTTTGAATTGATTGATTGTCTACTTTTTGAGAACATTTTATAGCTGTCGCAACTTATTTCTATAGTTAACATGGCTTTAGGACCGCGTGAATCTGGGGAGCATATCGTAAAAAATGCCCAATTCCTAAAAGTTCTGCCGAAGGGCATACACATGTTGGCCGAGGAAGTGATCTCTCGTATACAAACAGGTCAACTTGATCCTAAACAATTTTCTCAAACTGAAGTACATCCAAAGGCTAGCGACCCAAATGCTATTGAATGGATTTTTGTTGTTGATACGCTAAACTTCTGTTTTTGGACGCCAAGTAAGGGCatcatttaaattgaatatatatGCAGGTTCTAAAAAAGTTAATTATTTTTACTCGTCTCTAGGCGACTACACAAAATATAAAGTAAATGGTTACACTGGATACTTTGCGCTCTGTGCCGCAATTAACAGAGCCATGGAGGAAGGAATTGACATCACAAACGctgaattttattcaaaaatcgatgCCGATACATTGCGACGCATATTTCGGTCAGATGACGAAGTGACATCGGTGTCGCTATTTGAAGAACGTATTGTTTGCTTACACGAAGTCGGCAAtagactagtaaaattttggcaagGCAAATTTGTGAATGTGGTACGTGCGGCACAAAATTCGGCGGAGCGCTTACTAGGCATGGTAGTTAATGAATTTCCTTGTTTTCGTGATGAAGCCGACTTTGCTGGGCAACGAGTTTCACTGTACAAGCGAGCACAAATTTTAATCGGTGATATATGGTCCTGTTTTAATGGAAAGGATATTGGAAAATTTACTGATATTGAAAAAATTACGATGTTTGCAGACTATCGTGTACCACAAGTACTCATTCATTTCGGCAGTTTGGAATACACACCGGAACTTCTCAATATTTTGAAAAAGGATACCATTTTGAAGAATGGCGATTCCAGAGAAGTCGAAATTAGAGGCGCATCCATATACATAGTTGAAAAAGTAAAAGATGTTATTCTAAGAAAAATTCACGGCAAGGAAGTAGAATTGAAAAAGAATTACGTGAATTCTGTAATAATTGATCACTTTTTGTGGGATTATCGGCGCAAACATGCAGACGAACTGGAACACATTCCCTTCCATAAAGTACTAAGCATTTACTATTGACTGAAATCCTTTTCAAAGCGAATATTTGTTGAAATAGAAGTATAGTTTTATACAAAACTTTATTTTTGATCTAATTATCTTCACATACcaaattaaaatgcttaaagTTTAATAGGTTTTGGCTTTCCGGCCTGCGCAGCGACTCGCTCTTCATAGCGTTTATTGGCCTCTGCGCGTGATAGATTGCCCTTGCGCGCATAGCGCTGGTTAATCAGGAATTTGACGTCCATctaaaattcatagaaaaaactTCATTGAATGAATTTATAGCttcattttttgttttacttacaCCAAGGGTCGACTCGTGACGCTTGCGAATTGGCCGCTTGATGCCATTACGATGCGCTTTCCTGTTTTGATTGTGATTGGTGTGATTCTTGGACTTTgccattgtgttttatttaatctAACTTACACCAattgtttatattaaattttccaAAGCGATGTAAAGGCAAAATCCATTGTGATTGTTGTCAGTTGTTAGACCCGCAGAAATGAAAGAAACAATGAAATATTAATCAGTACACAAAAAACTACAATCCTTTATAAATTCAAGCACTCATACGGAATGTTATTTACAACTATTTTCTAGATTTAAGCGGATTTTTCTATTAAACATTTACAAAAATTACCTTTGCTTTTGACAATAGAACGGAAAAGAAATGATGGCCGCAATGTCAATTGTGACATTTCCCAGATATGCAGTTGCAGGGCTGTATTTGGAGCGCGTACACGCCATTAGGCATTCGATTTATTTATGTTGGAAATACCAAGTCCCGTTTTACATcatacaattcttgaattcaacTCTGTTGGCCTTTTGCACTTTCTTTTCGCGTTTACTTTTATCAATTTTTCTCGAAAGCaagtgtgaaacaaaaaatgGCGTACAAGCAGAGGGAGGAAGAGATGGCAAGAAAAAATTGAAACGACTTCAAGGtaggcaaggcgaattcagtagaggtggtgttatattcttgattattttccatacaatgccttgtactttaatatgtcagttaatcgaaatccatgaaacttttcttttgacttgacattctgctgcacggcgaattggttgaattcgctttgccaccacctggtatggattcgaaAGATAGGGTAAAAGTctaatatcgagagaggtgtcaaaagactcgtttTGACCTCGGGAACAaaaattcgaaggcggaaaagaaaaattgtatctctgtccggagatacttGCAGTGgaagtggttgttgtaatgttgttattaccacaaaaaaaaaaaaaaattgtgaacataagtgttttgcgcggatatagttttggtctccaaaccggtgttggacccacccagggtaatttcttgttagcgcggccaaaggccgccaacgcagcaATGTGTTCTGCATAAAAATACTacggattccacccccggtttcggagggacccgcgggtcatttttcggtttttcgttaatatcttttgaacgagttaaacattttattttccgccttcggattattaatactgatgtcaagcgcgtcgtttgacacctcactcgatatttttggtagcatatTAACAGTCGACCCCTCAGCTAAACTTTTACCAAAGATAGTTTTCTTTCATTTCGACTGACTGACATATTGccgtacaaggcgttgtatgaatAATAATCAAAAAGCAGCAATCAACTGTTGCGATAACAACACCTGTACTGAATTCGCCATTGGTGCTGTTGTACTCTTCCCCTCTCTTCTCACCCCCTTCGCCGATGACACGGCAAACTTGAGTTCAAGAATTGTATGATGTAAAAGGGAACCAAGTAAGCAAATCAAACGTAGAAGGCCTGAAAACTCGGCATATCCAAatccatataaaacagccgaCCCAAGTGGTCACTTCATCTATACCAACAATTTTGTTAGCGTATACATGTAGAGGTGCCCGCCGCTGCTTATAAATATCAATGCAATTGGTCAATAGTGCCAAGCCATAAaggccgaattaatggtgacttataaccataaaaccataaccagataaaacagctgatcgaacctaccttatggaaatcaatgtaatcgattaatggtgccataccataacgataACGctataacgataccatagccaacaaaTTGAATTTTGGTTTTCTGCCATATTCACAAACAGCTGATTGTTCATTCGCctattttttttgccattttgtgtgtctatataatttttttgtgtttgccgcttttttgttttagtaattaaaaattctattgttttgtttattttaaagacAAATTAATTTCGTTTATTGTTTATGCAGATCATAATGGACGACTGCAAATTAATTGAATTTGTTCGCGATTTCCCATGACTTTATGACAAGGCAAACCGGGATTTTAAGGACGCAAATAAAAAAAGTGCCGCTTGGAAGGACATAGCAGAGAATTTAGGTGTGGATGGTAAGTAATAATGAATGATCTTATAATATATGCGTACTAAGGTA from Eurosta solidaginis isolate ZX-2024a chromosome 3, ASM4086904v1, whole genome shotgun sequence includes these protein-coding regions:
- the RpL29 gene encoding large ribosomal subunit protein eL29, which produces MAKSKNHTNHNQNRKAHRNGIKRPIRKRHESTLGMDVKFLINQRYARKGNLSRAEANKRYEERVAAQAGKPKPIKL
- the LOC137244881 gene encoding queuosine 5'-phosphate N-glycosylase/hydrolase; the encoded protein is MALGPRESGEHIVKNAQFLKVLPKGIHMLAEEVISRIQTGQLDPKQFSQTEVHPKASDPNAIEWIFVVDTLNFCFWTPSDYTKYKVNGYTGYFALCAAINRAMEEGIDITNAEFYSKIDADTLRRIFRSDDEVTSVSLFEERIVCLHEVGNRLVKFWQGKFVNVVRAAQNSAERLLGMVVNEFPCFRDEADFAGQRVSLYKRAQILIGDIWSCFNGKDIGKFTDIEKITMFADYRVPQVLIHFGSLEYTPELLNILKKDTILKNGDSREVEIRGASIYIVEKVKDVILRKIHGKEVELKKNYVNSVIIDHFLWDYRRKHADELEHIPFHKVLSIYY